From a region of the Podospora pseudopauciseta strain CBS 411.78 chromosome 7 map unlocalized CBS411.78m_7, whole genome shotgun sequence genome:
- a CDS encoding uncharacterized protein (COG:S; EggNog:ENOG503P04G) — protein sequence MATSPTSGAFPGPFTITRTKVFLLVSLALTWWFASLFPHYKPVIQETFKARLNDALLKLPSIQVDWDTSVEVSEAYNASKVAIIIEPRPLPHLVPHILYMMNVVPPEWRFVFIGSKSSVTGMEESAAVKHRQIIGKLDLMVLPEPWEIDSKEKVFRTLTDIRFYDEFLPGVEYLLKYEADSILCANSEDSLNDWLDWDFVGAPRRADDHFAGNGGLSLRRVSTIKRVLSFQARLNDSDPEDEWFGKRVYVLPGAKVASGVEEALAVEDVYREGAMGYHVRDGGNNIADAVWKQPEQRKKIFQYCPELTMIMEMKLERQRCPGDKGTGRE from the exons ATGGCGACATCGCCGACATCAGGCGCGTTTCCTGGCCCATTCACTATTACGCGAACCAAGGTCTTCCTGCTGGTTTCCCTGGCATTGAC CTGGTGGTTTGCCTCCCTGTTTCCGCACTACAAGCCAGTGATTCAGGAGACGTTCAAGGCGAGATTAAACGATGCGCTCCTGAAGCTACCATCCATCCAAGTCGACTGGGACACGTCGGTGGAGGTTTCTGAGGCATACAATGCGTCCAAAGTCGCCATCATAATCGAGCCAAGGCCACTGCCGCATCTTGTACCGCACATCTTGTACATGATGAACGTGGTGCCCCCTGAATGGCGCTTTGTCTTCATAGGCTCAAAAAGTAGTGTAACAGGCATGGAGGAGTCGGCGGCCGTCAAGCACCGCCAAATCATCGGGAAGCTGGACTTGATGGTGCTGCCGGAGCCTTGGGAGATTGACTCCAAGGAGAAAGTGTTTCGAACACTGACGGATATCCGATTTTACGACGAGTTCTTGCCGGGCGTCGAATATTTGTTAAAATACGAGGCCGACAGCATCTTGTGCGCCAATTCCGAGGACAGCTTGAACGACTGGCTGGATTGGGACTTTGTTGGCGCACCGAGGAGGGCAGATGATCATTTTGCGGGCAATGGCGGTCTGTCACTTCGACGTGTGTCAACCATCAAGAGGGTGCTCAGCTTCCAAGCCAGATTGAACGACAGCGACCCCGAGGACGAGTGGTTTGGAAAGCGCGTCTATGTCTTGCCGGGCGCCAAGGTTGCGTCGGGTGTTGAAGAGGCTCTGGCGGTAGAAGACGTCTACCGCGAGGGAGCCATGGGCTACCATGTTCGTGATGGTGGCAACAACATTGCTGATGCTGTCTGGAAGCAGCCTGAGCAAAGGAAGAAGATATTTCAATACTGCCCAGAGTTGACCATGATCATGGAGATGAAGCTCGAGAGGCAGCGGTGTCCAGGGGATAAGGGGACGGGTCGCGAATGA